CAGCGCTCGGCGCACGGCTGGCTTTCGCTGCGCGTCGACACCCTGCCAAAAATCGAGGAATGGGGCGTGAATCCCGATGCCCCTACGAAGCCGCCGAAAGGTCTGGAAAAAGCCATCGTCGATACACCGGCCGGCGTGCACGGCAACCGGCTCGCGCTCGCGCTGCAACTGGCCGACAAGGTCATCGTGCCGTTGCAGCCGTCCATGTTCGACATTCTCGCGACGCAGGACTTTCTCGCGAAGCTGGCGAAGGAAAAGGCGGTGCGCAAAGGCTCGATTCAGGTAGGCGTGGTCGGCATGCGCGTCGATGCGCGCACGCGCTCGGCAGACCAGCTGCATCGTTTCGTGGAAGGGCTCGATCTGCCGGTGCTGGCGTTTCTGCGCGACACGCAGAACTACGTGCAGCTCGCCGCGCACGGTCTCACCATCTGGGATGTCGCGCAAAGCCGCGTCGAGAAAGACCTGGAGCAGTGGCAGCCGATCATCGACTGGGCGCAGAAGAAATGAAAAAGCCGGCGCTCCATGACGGATGCGCCGGCTTCGTGCGGGCAAAGCTCCGACGATTTACGTCCAGTTCTGCGTCGGCACGTGGTCGCGGCTGCCCTTGATGCGGTTGTTCTCATCGACGAACACGAGATTCGGCTTCCAGCCCGCCGCGATCTCTTGTTCGTCCACCTGCGCGAATGCCGCGATGATGACGAGATCGCCCAGTTGCGCGCGCCGCGCGGCCGATCCGTTCAGCGAAATCATGCCGCTGCCGCGCTCGCCCTTGATCGCGTACGTGGTCAGGCGCTCGCCGTTATTCACGTTCCAGATGTCGATCTGCTCATTCTCCAGGAGATTCGCCGCTTCGAGCAGATCCTCGTCGATGGCGCACGAGCCTTCGTAGTGCAGCTCGCAGTGCGTGACCGTCGCGCGATGAATCTTCGATTTGAGCATGGTGCGTTGCATGTTGCGGACTTCCTTCAGATTTCCAGATTGTCGATGAGGCGCGTCGCGCCGAGCTTCGCCGCCGCGAGCACGACGAGCGGCGCATCCGCGTCCGCCTCGCCCGGCGCGAGCAGGTCGGCGCGCTTGCGCACGCTCACGTAGTCGGGCTTCCAGCCGCGCTCGGCGAGCGCGTTCATGGCGTCGCGTTCGAGCGCGGCGATATCGCGATTGCCCGACAACACGGCTTCGCGCACGCGCTGCAGTTGCGCGGCAAGCTGCGGCGCTTCGGCGCGTTCAGCAGGCGACAAAAAGCGATTGCGCGATGACAGCGCGAGGCCGTCTTCGTCGCGCACGGTCTCGGCAGCGACGATCTCCGTCGGCAGGGCGAACTGGTGGCACATCTGCCGCACGATCATCAGCTGCTGATAGTCCTTCTTGCCGAACACCGCGACGCGCGGCTGCACGCACGACATCAGCTTCATCACGACGGTACACACGCCATGAAAGAAGCCGGGGCGGAATTCGCCTTCCAGAATGTCGCCGAGATTGTGCGGCGGATGCACGCGATACTGCTGCGGCTCCGGGTACATGTCTTTTTCGGTCGGTGCGAAAAGCACGTAGACGTTCTCGCGTTGCAGCTTTTCGATGTCGTCCTGCAACGTGCGCGGGTACTTGTCGAAGTCTTCGTTCGGCCCGAATTGCAGGCGGTTCACGAAGATGCTCGTGACCACGGGATCGCCATGCTGACGCGCGAGCCGCATCAGCGAGAGATGGCCTTCGTGAAGATTGCCCATCGTCGGGACGAAGGCGGTTCGGTTCTGGCCGCGCAACTGGTCGCGCAGTTCATGGATCGAGCTGATGACTTTCATCGAGCGGGTGTCTCCTGGCGGGCGGCGTGAAAATCGGCTGCCCCGAGGCAAATGTGGGAGAAAAGCGGGTTCTTAGGCAGGAGAGTACGCCAGCCGGACGTAGATGGGCGCATACGGCTCGGCCTGCGTGATTTCGAGCAGTGATTCGCGCGACAATTCCAGCATCGCGATGAAGTTCACGACGACCACCGGCACGCCGCGCGACGTATCGAAAAGCTCCGTGAACTCCATGAAGCGCGCGGTTTGCAGGCGGCGCAGGATGATGCTCATGTGCTCGCGCACCGAAAGCTCTTCGCGCGAAATCTTGTGATGCTGCACGAGCTTCGCGCGCTTGATGACGTCGGCCCAGGCGGCGCGCAGGTCGTTCATGTCGACGTCCGGAAAGCGTTGCACCGACGCCTGCTCGATATACACCTCCGCGCGCAGGAAGTCGCGGCCGAGTTGCGGCAACTGGTCGATGCGCTGCGCCGCGAGCTTCATCTGCTCGTATTCGAGCAAGCGGCGCACGAGTTCGGCGCGCGGGTCTTCGGCGTCCTCGCCGGTGTCGGCCTTCTTGACCGGCAGCAGCATGCGCGACTTGATCTCGATGAGCATGGCCGCCATCAGCAGATATTCCGACGCCAGTTCCAGATTCGACTGGCGAATCTGGTCCACGTAGCCGAGATACTGCGCGGTGACATCCGCCATCGGAATGTCGAGCACGTTGAAATTCTGCTTGCGGATAAGGTAGAGCAGCAGGTCCAGCGGGCCTTCGAACGCTTCCAGAAACACTTCGAGCGCGTCCGGCGGAATGTAGAGATCCGTCGGCAGCTTCCAGAGCGGCTCGCCGTACAGATGCGCGATCGCGACGCCGTCGATGGTGTCGGGCGTCGAATCGGTCGCGGGCGCGGCGAGCGCCACGTCGCGATTTTCGCGTGCACCTTCCCGCGCTGCTTGCGGCTCCTGGCCGGCGCTCACGTTCAGAAGTTCTGGTAGTACACGTAAGGCGTCTGCTTCACGCGCGAGGTTTGCTGACGCGCGCGCTCGTCCAGATCGACGGGCTGTTTGTCCCACAGGAGCGCGCGGCCGCGGCGCTGTTCGTCTTCCAGCGTGGGTTTCTGCGCTTTCAGCTGACTGATGAACTGGGTGATGTCCGACTGATACATGATCCGGCTTCCGTTGAGTCGATTCGGTTCGATGAGGGCGGCGCGCCCCGGCAAACGGGCGCGCGAGTTCGTCGGCGATTTTACCGCAAGGAGAGGCGCGGTCCACGCATATCGGCGCTTGCCGCGCTCGCGTACGGAACCCGCCGGGGTCTCGCGCCGTCCAACGGCGCACGGCTCTCGCGCCGTACCGTGCTTTTTTACGTCGCCTGCGCGCATCGATGTGGTGAAATAGCGCCTGCGCCGTGCGGCGCGAGCCGCACCGAAGCCGCGCGAACCGCGCCGAAGCCGCACTCGCTGGACCGCTTCACCTTTCGATTCCCACTCATCCCGATGCCGGAGGTCACGTTTGGCGGGGCGTTTGTCTGATTCGCTGCGCGCGCTGCGCAACCTGGCCGCAACCCCGCGCACAGCGAAACCGTTTGCGCCTCCTGGCCGCCATCGCCCGGCCGCCGTCGCCGGGTTCCGTCTGGCGTCGGCTGCGCTCGCGGTGCTTGCATTGCTCGCGGCCGCGACGCCCGCCTTCGCGAAATACGACGTGGACATCGACGCCCCGCGCAGCATCAAGAAGCTGTTGCAGGATCATCTCGACCTCGCGCGTTTCGCCAAGCGCGACGACGTGAGCGACGACCAGTTCCAGTTCCTCGTCACCGCGACGCCGAAAGACGTGCGCGATCTCGTCGCGACCGAGGGCTATTTCACGCCGGTCGTGCGCACGGACGTCAACACGGCGGGCGAGAAGCGTTCGGTGAAAGTCAGCGTCGATCCCGGTCCGCAGACGAAAGTCGCTTCGGTGGAGCTGAAGTTCACGGGCGCGGTGACGACGGAAGACCGCGCGCAG
The Caballeronia sp. M1242 DNA segment above includes these coding regions:
- the panD gene encoding aspartate 1-decarboxylase, coding for MQRTMLKSKIHRATVTHCELHYEGSCAIDEDLLEAANLLENEQIDIWNVNNGERLTTYAIKGERGSGMISLNGSAARRAQLGDLVIIAAFAQVDEQEIAAGWKPNLVFVDENNRIKGSRDHVPTQNWT
- a CDS encoding ParA family protein, whose product is MTVIVVANPKGGVGKSTLATNLAGYFAANGEWVALADLDKQRSAHGWLSLRVDTLPKIEEWGVNPDAPTKPPKGLEKAIVDTPAGVHGNRLALALQLADKVIVPLQPSMFDILATQDFLAKLAKEKAVRKGSIQVGVVGMRVDARTRSADQLHRFVEGLDLPVLAFLRDTQNYVQLAAHGLTIWDVAQSRVEKDLEQWQPIIDWAQKK
- the panC gene encoding pantoate--beta-alanine ligase, with product MKVISSIHELRDQLRGQNRTAFVPTMGNLHEGHLSLMRLARQHGDPVVTSIFVNRLQFGPNEDFDKYPRTLQDDIEKLQRENVYVLFAPTEKDMYPEPQQYRVHPPHNLGDILEGEFRPGFFHGVCTVVMKLMSCVQPRVAVFGKKDYQQLMIVRQMCHQFALPTEIVAAETVRDEDGLALSSRNRFLSPAERAEAPQLAAQLQRVREAVLSGNRDIAALERDAMNALAERGWKPDYVSVRKRADLLAPGEADADAPLVVLAAAKLGATRLIDNLEI
- a CDS encoding ScpA family protein; amino-acid sequence: MALAAPATDSTPDTIDGVAIAHLYGEPLWKLPTDLYIPPDALEVFLEAFEGPLDLLLYLIRKQNFNVLDIPMADVTAQYLGYVDQIRQSNLELASEYLLMAAMLIEIKSRMLLPVKKADTGEDAEDPRAELVRRLLEYEQMKLAAQRIDQLPQLGRDFLRAEVYIEQASVQRFPDVDMNDLRAAWADVIKRAKLVQHHKISREELSVREHMSIILRRLQTARFMEFTELFDTSRGVPVVVVNFIAMLELSRESLLEITQAEPYAPIYVRLAYSPA
- a CDS encoding DUF3460 family protein; this translates as MMYQSDITQFISQLKAQKPTLEDEQRRGRALLWDKQPVDLDERARQQTSRVKQTPYVYYQNF